A single genomic interval of Corynebacterium atrinae harbors:
- a CDS encoding SCO6880 family protein, translated as MSKHDVEAVQYSLGRPSQRTGLGGYSMKTTVVVAIGFFGYLLAHLAGQAIFGFLVVLPVTALVTAMVTVQWAGRSLATTLRMIVQDSGRKRAGEHIYLSGELSRVPGGHHRLPGVLSRTKVLRGTDVDHQPFAAIVDGPARLATVMLDCQLTGQTPMTQEERNIKTSEWSRWLSMMSFSGDIDSVATVVSTRPGTGQLVAKEVDSIVAEGVPPIAEQIMREAGSTLATGVPEILSHIAITVRFDGESLADEAFMDQLATRVPGWYQQLAWAGIIASPMDEEEIVARVHAFYNPAAEADLETLEVGGQPHGVSWADAGPSVARTTPSNYYHDGCISVSWEMKDAPRSTFEDTLLTGLMAPHARAIRKRVAVVYRPYEAGQGVYKVESEYRDAKSASNSSKKITPADTGLRLEHTEAARRAQARGAQLGRYSLFVTATVDDLATRDRVVHEVEQLGSGASVRLQVMNRQQDTGFVISCGLGQVPWKKETTDLSHTALGM; from the coding sequence ATGTCCAAACACGACGTCGAAGCAGTGCAGTACTCACTTGGGCGCCCGTCACAGCGCACCGGACTGGGTGGATATTCAATGAAGACGACCGTGGTCGTCGCCATCGGATTCTTCGGCTACCTCCTGGCGCATCTGGCGGGACAAGCGATCTTCGGGTTTTTGGTCGTCCTGCCTGTCACAGCGCTGGTCACCGCCATGGTCACTGTGCAGTGGGCAGGAAGAAGCCTGGCCACCACACTCCGCATGATCGTGCAGGACTCCGGTCGTAAGCGGGCAGGTGAGCACATCTACCTGTCTGGGGAGTTGTCCCGAGTGCCCGGTGGCCATCACCGACTCCCCGGGGTGCTATCGCGAACCAAGGTTCTGAGAGGAACTGACGTTGACCATCAGCCGTTCGCCGCAATTGTCGACGGTCCAGCTCGGCTTGCCACCGTCATGCTCGACTGCCAGCTCACCGGCCAGACGCCGATGACACAGGAGGAGAGGAACATCAAGACGTCAGAGTGGTCGCGATGGCTGTCGATGATGTCCTTCTCCGGTGACATAGACTCCGTGGCCACGGTTGTCTCTACCCGGCCTGGGACTGGTCAGCTTGTCGCTAAAGAAGTGGACTCCATAGTTGCGGAGGGAGTACCGCCAATTGCAGAACAGATTATGAGGGAGGCGGGTAGCACGCTCGCCACCGGGGTTCCGGAGATTCTGTCCCACATCGCAATTACGGTGCGATTCGACGGGGAGAGCCTCGCGGACGAGGCGTTCATGGATCAGCTGGCTACGCGTGTCCCTGGTTGGTACCAACAGCTTGCATGGGCTGGGATCATTGCTTCACCGATGGACGAGGAGGAAATCGTTGCCCGCGTCCACGCGTTCTACAACCCAGCGGCAGAAGCGGACCTGGAGACACTCGAAGTGGGAGGGCAGCCGCATGGAGTGAGCTGGGCCGATGCAGGCCCATCCGTGGCAAGGACAACACCCTCTAATTATTACCACGATGGCTGCATTTCGGTGTCCTGGGAGATGAAGGATGCTCCACGCTCCACGTTTGAAGACACTCTTCTCACCGGCCTGATGGCCCCTCATGCCCGAGCGATCCGGAAGCGGGTGGCGGTTGTCTACCGCCCTTACGAGGCCGGCCAGGGGGTCTACAAAGTCGAGAGCGAGTATCGCGATGCGAAGTCAGCAAGCAACAGCTCTAAAAAGATCACACCCGCAGATACCGGGCTACGGCTTGAACACACTGAGGCCGCCCGTCGCGCACAGGCGCGGGGTGCGCAGCTCGGACGCTACAGCCTTTTCGTTACCGCGACAGTCGATGATTTGGCGACTCGTGACCGAGTGGTTCATGAAGTTGAGCAGCTTGGGTCAGGCGCAAGCGTGCGACTCCAGGTCATGAATCGCCAGCAGGACACCGGGTTCGTCATTAGCTGTGGGCTTGGACAGGTGCCCTGGAAAAAGGAGACCACCGATCTTTCTCATACAGCACTAGGAATGTGA